In Melanotaenia boesemani isolate fMelBoe1 chromosome 18, fMelBoe1.pri, whole genome shotgun sequence, the sequence TACAACTGGTTGAGTGCCTGGATGTGAGGCTGGATAGAGAAGGTGGAGGGGAGTTTTCTTCAAACCTCCATCCTTCTTCATCCTGTGATTCATCTGAATCTTTGTTGTCATAGTAATGCTGAGTCCCCGCAGGTCTGCAGCTCAGGACTGAGCAGGGTCTGGTGGGGCTGTTAGCCTCAGGGGTAGCTGGCTGTGCCTCAAAGCCAACTGCAAAGTTAGCATTAATGCTATCCTGATTAGCACTATTAACACCACAGAGTGGTGCCTGTCTGACTGCAgcctccatcacctcctccacTGCTGCTTGAGCTAACACACTTATAGCATCTTCGCTATGCTCACTAGCATCTTCATTGCTATCAGTGCTAGCTTGGGTGCTATGTTCATCATCACTGacttcatcatcttcactgtCTGCATATTTAGCCAAATTAGCATCATCAGTATTCTCACTGGTCCATTCCACTATTGCATCATTAGCATGCATTAGTTCAGAtcctggtggtggtggggggggctTGGTGGGGGGTGGGCCCATCAAACGTCTTGCTACCTGAGACTGTTCTGCAATTGGTTGGTCCTGGTTACATGACTCTGTTGGCAGGAAGACTGTCTCCACTTTCTCAGAAGTCTGAAATAGGAAGTTAAAAAAGAGACGGTCAGGTGGTTGGGGGCGGAGCTACAGCTCATTCATTATGACTGTTTAATCTTCACTCAGTTTCAGTTCTCATCCAGCACTAATTTACCAGAAAACAATTTGTATAATCACAAAATTTTCAGTCACAACAGAGAAATCTAGAACACAGGTGAAAAATAGATGGCTGTTCTTCATCACTGGTACAGACACATGAAGAACTGCAGAAAGAAGCCCCATCATGTGCAGGTAATATTCACCTTCCGCCAACATCCATCACCTGCACTCTGTATGTTCTGCTATGATTAATTAAATCTGATGGAgccaaaaataaacattcaccCAGACACGACAGACAACAAGATGGCTGACTTAATAGCAATATACTACATGAGACAGCCACAAGGACAAACAGACCAAGCAAAGACAGGAGGAAGTCAGgtggacagacaggaggacaggaaggaagacagagaggagaggTCAGGTAGACAGAAAGGAGTACAGACATGTGGACAGGCACCTTCAACAAGTTGTGCTCTCTGAAGGTTTTTTGTTCTCTGGCCGACTTCAGCAGAGCCGTCAGCTCAGGAGACATTTGGTCAAACGTAGGTTTGGGCTGCACAGAGTAAACAAAGACAGGTGAGGACAGAAGGACAGGAAGATGATCAGGGGCTACAGTCAGAGGAAATGGTTTGGAGCCATGCAGGAGATGGGTGTGAGGGTTTAAGTGGACAATGAGGTTTTAAACAGAACTGGGTTCTGGGTGCTACGATGGTGGTAGGATGTGGTGTTGGTTCAGCTTTACAGCAGAGGTTCAGGTTGAGAAGCCTCACTGCCTCCAACCATCAGGTAGTGGAGATTATGGAAGAAACTGAAGAGcggtgtgtgttggtgtgtgtggttCATGATCAGCCATCTCCCGCATGAACTGTGTGAGTGTTCCAGGTCTGGAGGTAAACTCCTCTGCTGCTCCATGTCTGTGAAGACCAACAGGAAGCTGAAACCCTTCGTACAGTCAGGCGAGGTGAGCAGgaaaagaactcagagtgatgACAACTAGActccaaaaaagaagaaaacaccaAGGTTCCAGATGTTCCTGAGGCTCCACCCCCTTGTACAGAAAAGATGTTCTGGAGAACATCGGAACGGTACTGCTTATTTCTGGAAAAAGAAGGAACGCTGCTGATGATCCAGACACACCAACACATTCACTCGTCGAACTTGGTCAGCAGCTCCAAATGTTCTGGACATTTTACAGGTGTTCTGGCCTGACAAGGTTCTCTGAGCCTTAATGAAAAATCTCCAGAAGACTGAATGTTGTGGACGTTAGTGTTCTCATCCCTGTACAACATGTCTAGAACATGTGTAGAGCATGTCTACAACAGTAGgactgtggtgtgtgtgtgtgaaagtagTTAATGTTCCATTTCAGAGTCTTTGTTTGGCGTTTGTAGTGATTTGGTCTCTTTGGTGTTTCCAGGAGACAACAGCTTCAGATAGCGCGAAGGTAGCTTCATGAAGCTTCATGAAGCCAAATAACCAAAAGGAAAAGCAGTCAGGGAAGTAAAGagcagtaaaacaaaacaagtcacACAGCCAGCAGCCAATCAAAACCCACTTagatcaaattaaacaaacaacatgAAGTATTAGAAAATAGCAACTGCCCCCTTGTTCTCCATTTTGATCAGAGGAGCAGAAACAAAATGGCGTCTGGGAGGAGGTGATAGGAGAAGCAGAACTGAACCCTGGAGCTCCTCACTGCTTTCTGCTGGGAGTCACAAGACCAGGAGGAGACCTGCTGGACCTCTGAACCAGGATCAGCGCCAACATCGCGCTCAGCTCTGGATTTTCAGCATCATGaaactggttcacttcttactggGATGGatcatcaccatggcaactgatTCGGGAGGCTGACCTGTCCCATCTCAGGTTTCTCAACACTTCCCTCCAATGAATCAGTTCTCTTCGCAAATGAGGAGAGAGTGTTGTAGAGTGTGTTGTCTGACAACCGGAGGGTTGACAGTTTAAATCCTGCTTCATCCCACTCATTCTGCCATTGTGTCCTTGGACAAGACACCAACCTGCAGCCTGAAAAAGACTTGACTTGTTCCTACCAACGTTCAAAGATTTAGAACTGATTTTAATTCTTTTCATCTATTGAAAAGACTGACTGAACTGCAGCATATTAAATAACCAAACCATTGGCCAGTTTCATGACTGTAGTCCCAGAGCACGACTCTGATCCTGCTTCATGTTGCAGACACCAGAGACCTCctacaacaaacacaaaaaaaggccAGGAAACAGACACATGTAAAACTGTGCACATGCCTGGTTCTAGGATGCTGGCAGGTGGATCCGGACCTTTCTGATGTTTAACTCATCATAAACTACTGATACTACTGTCAGACTATTAGTACAGCTGTGTTTACATACACTCGTAGGTGTGAATGTCACCGAACGGTTCCTATTCCAGGGTGTAATAACCATGCAAGATTCAGCTTTAATCATTTCCTAAAAACAATTTGGTGCAAAACGTTGAATTCATGTAGGATTTTAAATTATACATAAATGCGTTCACCTGGATCTCTTTATAAGTGGTGCTGAAGTTTCTAGAATATCTCTTAACAAGGCCAACTCCTAACTTCTCCTTAGTGGTCACATGACCATCCTCCACATTCTGCATTTCATCGGCTGCCTCCAGCAGCGGAAATCAGGGAACTAATGATGGGCCACGTTCCATCAGTTCCCTCATGTCCGCGCTCCATCAGGTGTCTAGTTTGTGCTCCATCAGTTGTCTAGTGTCTGCTCCACCAGGTGTCTAGTGTCTGCTCCATCAGGTGTCTAGTGTCTGCTCCATCAGGTGTCTAGTGTCTGCTCCATCAAGTGTCTAGTGTCTGCTCCACCAGGTGTCTAGTGTTGGCTCCACCAGGTGTCTAGTGTCTGCTTCATCAGGTGTCTAGTGTCAGCTCCACCAGGTGTCTAGTGTCTGCTCCATCAGGTGTCCAGTGTCTGCTCCATCCGTTTTCTGGAGTCTTTCTTTGCTCCGGTTTTCAGTTCAAACatctcacttcctgtttcagtgctgtgaggGATCATGTGTTGTTGTGAGGTTGTGTTTGCTCCTCATGCTTGTTTCCATGCAAACCAGCATACCACTCTGGCCATGGAAGGTGATGTTCTGCTGTGGGTGGGGCTGAAATCATCCAGTGGAGACTTAGGAAGGGGGA encodes:
- the LOC121628842 gene encoding WASH complex subunit 3-like, whose product is MGPPPTKPPPPPPGSELMHANDAIVEWTSENTDDANLAKYADSEDDEVSDDEHSTQASTDSNEDASEHSEDAISVLAQAAVEEVMEAAVRQAPLCGVNSANQDSINANFAVGFEAQPATPEANSPTRPCSVLSCRPAGTQHYYDNKDSDESQDEEGWRFEENSPPPSLSSLTSRHSTSCNQPSTHFDDEDEDPEPMQEITPAQ